From Pseudoxanthomonas sp. YR558, the proteins below share one genomic window:
- a CDS encoding cyclopropane-fatty-acyl-phospholipid synthase family protein yields MNEIAASSATPTYGALDRLLRSQLLARLDALDHGVLVVRDALGEHRFGNAGPGALSTVHLWIDDPAFYRAVAAQGSVGAGEAYIAGQWRCDDLVGLVRLLVRNRALLDGMETGMARLGGWALRSWHALRRNTREGSRRNIAAHYDLGNDFFALFLSPDLMYSSAMFASPDDDLDTASYRKLDAVCRKLALTPQDRVIEIGTGWGGFALHAARHYGAHVTTTTISREQHALASQRVADAGLQDRVTLLLQDYRDLQGEYDKLVSIEMIEAIGAPYLETFFGKLGALLRPGGQALLQAITIEDHRYVQARDSVDYIKRFVFPGSFIPSLSAMYVAKTRASDLQVVHQEDFGLSYAYTLRAWRRRFMTRLHEVRAQGFDERFIRLWEFYLAYCEGGFLERSIGVSHLLMARPGHGSGAA; encoded by the coding sequence ATGAACGAGATCGCCGCTTCCTCCGCCACGCCGACCTACGGCGCACTCGACCGCCTGCTGCGTTCGCAGCTGCTGGCCCGCCTCGATGCGCTGGACCATGGGGTGCTGGTCGTGCGCGACGCGCTGGGCGAGCATCGCTTCGGCAACGCCGGGCCGGGTGCGCTGTCCACCGTGCACCTGTGGATCGATGATCCGGCGTTCTACCGCGCCGTCGCCGCACAGGGCAGCGTGGGCGCCGGCGAGGCGTACATCGCCGGCCAGTGGCGCTGCGACGATCTCGTCGGCCTGGTGCGGCTGCTGGTGCGCAACCGCGCCCTGCTCGACGGCATGGAAACCGGCATGGCGCGGCTGGGCGGCTGGGCGTTGCGCAGCTGGCATGCGCTCCGGCGCAACACGCGCGAAGGCAGCCGCCGCAACATCGCGGCGCACTACGACCTGGGCAACGATTTCTTCGCCCTGTTCCTGTCGCCGGACCTGATGTACTCGTCGGCGATGTTCGCCTCGCCCGACGATGATCTGGACACCGCGTCCTACCGCAAGCTCGATGCCGTGTGCCGCAAGCTGGCGCTGACGCCGCAGGACCGGGTGATCGAGATCGGCACCGGCTGGGGCGGCTTCGCCCTGCATGCGGCCCGCCACTATGGCGCCCACGTCACCACCACCACGATCTCGCGCGAGCAGCACGCGCTCGCCAGCCAGCGCGTGGCCGACGCCGGCCTGCAGGACCGGGTGACACTGCTGCTGCAGGACTACCGCGACCTGCAGGGCGAGTACGACAAGCTGGTCTCCATCGAAATGATCGAAGCGATCGGCGCGCCGTACCTGGAGACGTTCTTCGGCAAGCTGGGCGCGCTGCTGCGGCCGGGCGGCCAGGCGCTGTTGCAGGCCATCACCATCGAGGACCATCGTTACGTGCAGGCGCGCGATTCGGTGGATTACATCAAGCGCTTCGTCTTCCCCGGCAGCTTCATCCCGTCGCTCAGCGCGATGTATGTCGCGAAGACGCGCGCCAGCGACCTGCAGGTGGTGCACCAGGAAGACTTCGGCCTGTCGTACGCCTATACGCTGCGCGCGTGGCGCCGCCGCTTCATGACGCGGCTGCACGAGGTGCGCGCGCAGGGCTTCGACGAGCGCTTCATCCGCTTGTGGGAGTTCTACCTGGCCTACTGCGAAGGCGGCTTCCTGGAACGCTCCATCGGCGTGTCGCACCTGCTGATGGCGCGCCCCGGCCACGGGTCGGGGGCCGCATGA
- a CDS encoding DUF1295 domain-containing protein → MNPLHALALVALLAAVVMTLGWGWQRRRENAGIVDVLWSACVGGSAVVLAAIGDGAWQARVTLAVLGGVWGARLALHLWHRVRHEPEDGRYRHLRAHWQGHQGKFFLFFMAQALLVVLFALPFVAAARSPQHTAWPWLVLAVAIWIASVAGEAIADRQLARFRADPANRGRTCREGLWRYSRHPNYFFEWLHWFAYIALAVGSPWAWLSWCGPVVMYVFLRFISGIPYTEAQALRTRGEDYRDYQRTTPMLFPWFPKPAAKEATR, encoded by the coding sequence ATGAACCCGCTGCATGCCCTCGCGCTGGTCGCGCTGCTGGCCGCGGTCGTGATGACGCTGGGCTGGGGCTGGCAGCGGCGCCGCGAGAATGCCGGCATCGTCGACGTGCTGTGGTCGGCCTGCGTCGGTGGCAGTGCCGTAGTGCTCGCGGCCATCGGTGATGGCGCCTGGCAGGCCCGCGTCACCCTGGCCGTGCTTGGCGGAGTGTGGGGTGCGCGGCTGGCGCTGCACCTGTGGCATCGCGTGCGCCATGAACCCGAAGACGGCCGCTACCGCCACCTGCGCGCGCACTGGCAGGGACACCAGGGCAAGTTCTTCCTGTTCTTCATGGCGCAGGCCCTGCTGGTGGTGCTGTTCGCCCTGCCCTTCGTTGCAGCCGCGCGCAGCCCGCAGCACACCGCATGGCCGTGGCTCGTGCTCGCGGTGGCGATCTGGATCGCCAGCGTCGCCGGCGAGGCCATCGCCGATCGCCAGCTCGCCCGCTTCCGTGCCGATCCCGCGAACCGTGGCCGCACCTGCCGCGAGGGCCTGTGGCGCTACTCGCGCCATCCCAACTATTTCTTCGAATGGCTGCACTGGTTCGCCTACATCGCACTGGCGGTCGGCTCGCCGTGGGCGTGGCTGTCGTGGTGCGGACCGGTGGTGATGTACGTGTTCCTGCGCTTCATCAGCGGCATTCCCTACACCGAGGCGCAGGCCCTGCGCACGCGCGGCGAGGACTACCGCGACTACCAGCGCACCACGCCGATGCTGTTTCCGTGGTTCCCCAAACCCGCCGCCAAGGAGGCGACACGATGA
- a CDS encoding cyclopropane-fatty-acyl-phospholipid synthase family protein: MNAMVDELAADRAAPGLLGLAERGLLPDALVRAGIRQLCAQRLRDEAGGGQEAQSALLAHRLRALRQGALAVHTDAANRQHYELPADFFRHCLGDRLKYSSCYYPTGTETLEQAEDAMLALYGERAALADGQDILELGCGWGSLTLWMAARYPNARITAVSNSHSQRRFIEARCVERGLDNVRVITCDVNQLQLDAGTFDRCVSVEMFEHVSNHAALMQRIHDALRPGGLLFVHIFVHRHLMYPFETQGEDNWMGRHFFTGGMMPSADLLLFFQQHLKLQERWLLDGTHYQRTANHWLARHDAHRDEVMAVLREAYGDAAALWNQRWRMFWMACAELFGYRDGQEWLVAHYRFQRPSTER; encoded by the coding sequence ATGAACGCAATGGTGGATGAACTTGCCGCCGACCGCGCCGCCCCCGGCCTGCTGGGCCTGGCCGAACGTGGCCTGTTGCCGGATGCGCTGGTCCGCGCCGGCATCCGCCAGCTGTGCGCGCAACGGCTGCGCGATGAAGCCGGAGGCGGGCAGGAAGCACAGTCGGCGTTGCTCGCGCATCGGCTGCGCGCGTTGCGCCAGGGCGCGCTGGCGGTGCACACCGATGCCGCCAATCGCCAGCATTACGAACTGCCGGCGGACTTCTTCCGCCATTGCCTGGGCGATCGGCTGAAGTACAGCAGCTGCTACTACCCCACCGGCACCGAAACCCTGGAGCAGGCCGAGGACGCGATGCTCGCGCTGTACGGCGAACGCGCGGCGTTGGCCGATGGCCAGGACATCCTCGAACTCGGCTGCGGCTGGGGTTCGCTGACCCTGTGGATGGCGGCGCGCTACCCGAACGCGCGCATCACGGCCGTGTCCAATTCGCACTCGCAGCGCCGCTTCATCGAAGCGCGCTGCGTCGAGCGCGGGCTGGACAACGTGCGCGTCATCACCTGCGACGTGAACCAGCTGCAGCTCGACGCAGGGACCTTCGACCGCTGCGTCTCGGTGGAGATGTTCGAACACGTCAGCAACCACGCCGCGCTGATGCAGCGCATCCACGACGCCTTGCGGCCCGGCGGGCTGCTGTTCGTGCACATCTTCGTGCACCGCCACCTGATGTATCCGTTCGAGACGCAGGGCGAGGACAACTGGATGGGCCGGCACTTCTTCACCGGCGGCATGATGCCGTCGGCGGACCTGCTGCTGTTCTTCCAGCAGCATCTGAAGCTGCAGGAACGCTGGTTGCTGGACGGCACCCACTACCAGCGCACCGCCAACCACTGGCTCGCCCGGCACGATGCGCATCGCGACGAGGTGATGGCGGTGCTGCGCGAGGCCTATGGCGATGCCGCCGCCCTCTGGAACCAGCGCTGGCGCATGTTCTGGATGGCGTGCGCGGAACTGTTCGGCTATCGCGACGGCCAGGAATGGCTGGTCGCGCACTACCGCTTCCAACGGCCCTCGACGGAGCGCTGA
- a CDS encoding lipocalin family protein: MRTLPFALLALMIATSTTACRSGTVKPTVTTAAPVDVDRFMGDWYVIAHIPSFPERDAYAAVESYARLPDGRIQTTFRFRKGALDGPEKTMHPIGKVEPDSGGAVWGMQFVWPIQAEYVISFVDADYQQTIVARSKRDYVWLMARTPTISDADYQTRLRQIEALGYDMSKIRRVPQQTSAPPGSNGGPK; this comes from the coding sequence ATGCGCACCCTGCCCTTCGCCCTGCTCGCCCTGATGATCGCGACCTCGACCACCGCCTGCCGGTCCGGCACCGTCAAACCCACGGTCACCACCGCCGCGCCGGTCGATGTGGACCGCTTCATGGGCGACTGGTACGTGATCGCGCACATCCCTTCGTTTCCGGAGCGCGACGCCTACGCCGCGGTGGAGTCGTATGCGCGCCTGCCGGATGGCCGCATCCAGACCACCTTCCGCTTCCGCAAGGGCGCGCTCGACGGTCCCGAGAAGACGATGCACCCGATCGGCAAGGTCGAACCGGACAGCGGCGGTGCGGTGTGGGGCATGCAGTTCGTCTGGCCGATCCAGGCCGAGTACGTCATCTCGTTCGTCGATGCCGACTACCAGCAGACGATCGTCGCGCGCAGCAAGCGCGACTACGTCTGGCTGATGGCGCGCACGCCCACGATCTCTGACGCCGATTACCAGACCCGCCTGCGCCAGATCGAGGCGCTGGGCTACGACATGTCGAAGATCCGGCGTGTGCCGCAGCAGACGTCGGCCCCTCCAGGATCCAACGGCGGACCTAAGTGA
- a CDS encoding TonB family protein, which translates to MRWMLLVALLCPVAVLAADGGSGSSSTACPDLVRGAPEYPDDMRKAHLEASVILDLRVDGCGRVLDAGIAQTSGHASFDAAALAASRGWVLGKDVAAGGGNLRVPLDFRLPRLASYPHVGNDDWPATHRRVRYLPDNLYGYTTPEQVLERYDLRPQAALTPPYPYVRNMLLRQQGDDPVEYWLFMYMEGKARVAARYRLVTENGEPMVRVAFLCEGPRRQCAQDRRLVMKGLPFAKAK; encoded by the coding sequence ATGCGGTGGATGCTGCTTGTTGCGTTGTTGTGTCCGGTGGCTGTACTGGCTGCCGACGGTGGCAGTGGTTCCAGTTCCACAGCGTGTCCTGACCTGGTCCGCGGCGCGCCCGAATATCCGGACGACATGCGCAAGGCCCATCTCGAGGCCAGCGTCATCCTCGATCTGCGCGTGGACGGGTGCGGGCGGGTGCTGGACGCCGGGATTGCGCAGACCAGCGGCCACGCTTCTTTCGACGCAGCGGCGTTGGCGGCATCGCGCGGGTGGGTGCTGGGGAAGGACGTCGCCGCGGGTGGCGGAAACTTGCGGGTGCCGCTCGATTTCAGGCTGCCGCGGCTCGCGTCCTATCCGCACGTGGGCAACGACGACTGGCCCGCCACCCACCGCCGCGTCCGCTATCTGCCCGACAACCTGTACGGCTACACGACGCCCGAGCAGGTGCTCGAACGGTACGACTTGCGGCCCCAGGCCGCACTGACGCCGCCGTATCCGTATGTACGCAACATGCTGCTCCGGCAGCAGGGCGACGACCCGGTCGAGTACTGGCTCTTCATGTACATGGAAGGCAAGGCGAGGGTGGCGGCCCGCTACCGTCTGGTGACCGAGAACGGCGAACCGATGGTGCGGGTGGCCTTCCTCTGCGAAGGTCCCCGGCGGCAATGCGCGCAGGATCGACGTCTGGTGATGAAAGGCCTGCCTTTCGCGAAAGCGAAGTAG
- the hutU gene encoding urocanate hydratase: MSDPRHDPSRVIRAPRGATLTCKSWLSEAPYRMLQNNLDADVAEDPTSLVVYGGIGRAARDWACYDAILTSLRELDDNETLLVQSGKPVGIFPTHPDAPRVLIANSNLVPHWATWEHFNELDKKGLAMYGQMTAGSWIYIGSQGIVQGTYETFVEMGRQHYGGDLTGKWILTAGLGGMGGAQPLAAALAGASSLNIECRQSSIDMRLRTRYVDEQATDLDDALARIAKYTAAGVAKSIALLGNAAEILPELVKRGVRPDAVTDQTSAHDPVHGYLPIGWTVEQWLAEQKAEPERVRDAAKQAMRVHVEAMLAFQQMGVPTFDYGNNIRQMAFDQGLKNAFDFPGFVPAYVRPLFCRGVGPFRWVALSGDPEDIYKTDAKVKELIPDDAHLHRWLDMARERISFQGLPARICWVGLGLRHKLGLAFNEMVRNGELKAPVVIGRDHLDSGSVASPNRETEAMKDGSDAVSDWPLLNAMLNVAGGATWVSLHHGGGVGMGYSQHSGVVIVCDGTEEADKRIARVLWNDPGTGVMRHADAGYEIAQQCAKEQGLKLPMV; encoded by the coding sequence ATGTCCGATCCCCGCCACGACCCGTCCCGCGTCATCCGCGCGCCGCGCGGTGCCACGCTCACCTGCAAGTCCTGGCTCAGCGAAGCGCCGTACCGGATGCTGCAGAACAACCTGGACGCGGACGTTGCGGAAGATCCCACGTCGCTGGTCGTCTACGGCGGCATCGGCCGTGCCGCGCGCGACTGGGCCTGCTACGACGCCATCCTGACGTCGCTGCGCGAACTCGACGACAACGAGACGTTGCTGGTGCAGTCGGGCAAGCCGGTCGGCATCTTCCCCACGCATCCCGATGCGCCGCGTGTGCTGATCGCCAACTCCAACCTGGTGCCGCACTGGGCCACGTGGGAGCACTTCAACGAACTCGACAAGAAGGGTCTGGCGATGTACGGCCAGATGACGGCCGGCTCGTGGATCTACATCGGCAGCCAGGGCATCGTGCAGGGCACGTACGAAACCTTCGTCGAGATGGGGCGCCAGCACTACGGTGGCGACCTGACCGGCAAGTGGATCCTCACCGCGGGCCTCGGCGGCATGGGTGGCGCGCAGCCGCTGGCCGCGGCGCTGGCGGGCGCGAGCTCGCTCAACATCGAATGCCGTCAGTCCAGCATCGACATGCGCCTGCGCACGCGCTACGTGGACGAACAGGCCACCGACCTCGATGACGCGCTCGCGCGGATCGCGAAATACACGGCGGCCGGCGTGGCGAAGTCGATCGCGCTGCTCGGCAATGCGGCGGAGATCCTGCCGGAGCTGGTGAAGCGTGGCGTGCGTCCGGATGCCGTCACCGACCAGACCAGTGCGCACGATCCCGTGCACGGCTACCTGCCGATCGGCTGGACTGTGGAGCAGTGGCTGGCCGAACAGAAGGCCGAACCCGAACGCGTGCGCGATGCCGCCAAGCAGGCCATGCGCGTGCACGTCGAGGCGATGCTCGCATTCCAGCAGATGGGCGTGCCCACGTTCGACTACGGCAACAACATCCGGCAGATGGCGTTCGACCAGGGATTGAAGAACGCGTTCGACTTCCCGGGCTTCGTGCCGGCCTACGTGCGTCCCCTGTTCTGCCGCGGCGTGGGCCCGTTCCGCTGGGTCGCGCTCAGCGGCGATCCGGAAGACATCTACAAGACCGATGCCAAGGTGAAGGAGCTGATTCCCGACGATGCGCACCTGCATCGCTGGCTGGACATGGCGCGCGAGCGCATCAGCTTCCAGGGCCTGCCGGCGCGCATCTGCTGGGTCGGCCTGGGCCTGCGCCACAAGTTGGGCCTGGCGTTCAACGAGATGGTGCGCAACGGCGAACTGAAAGCGCCGGTCGTGATCGGTCGCGACCACCTCGACTCCGGCAGCGTGGCCTCGCCGAACCGCGAGACCGAAGCGATGAAGGACGGCTCCGATGCCGTCAGCGACTGGCCGCTGCTCAACGCGATGCTCAACGTCGCCGGTGGCGCCACCTGGGTGTCGCTGCACCATGGCGGCGGCGTGGGCATGGGCTACTCGCAGCACTCGGGCGTGGTCATCGTCTGCGACGGCACGGAAGAGGCCGACAAGCGCATCGCGCGCGTGCTGTGGAATGATCCCGGCACCGGCGTGATGCGGCATGCGGATGCGGGCTACGAGATCGCGCAGCAGTGCGCGAAGGAACAAGGCCTGAAATTGCCGATGGTGTGA
- a CDS encoding ThuA domain-containing protein — translation MNVFRSALSAFLLAGLLVAAPVAAAPPERVLVFTKTAKFRHEAIPVAAATLQRLVVDEGMAADHTEDAGAFTPENLARYRVVVFASTTGDVLDDAQQAALEAFVRKGGGFIGVHAAADTEYDWPWYGQLVGAYFQNHPPGLQSTQVQPEKDGKPVGPRWPITDELYNYRANPRERVQVIATVDEGEYDGGTMGADHPIAWCHAFDGGRSWYTGLGHEAAVYTNTHFIAQLVRGLHYASGRSDDC, via the coding sequence ATGAACGTCTTTCGCTCTGCACTATCCGCCTTCCTGCTGGCCGGGCTGTTGGTGGCCGCGCCCGTGGCCGCCGCACCGCCCGAGCGCGTGCTGGTCTTCACGAAGACGGCGAAATTCCGCCACGAGGCGATTCCGGTGGCGGCGGCGACGCTGCAGCGCCTGGTGGTGGACGAAGGCATGGCGGCGGACCACACCGAGGATGCCGGCGCCTTCACGCCGGAGAACCTGGCGCGTTATCGCGTGGTGGTATTCGCCAGCACGACCGGCGATGTACTGGATGACGCGCAACAAGCGGCGCTCGAAGCGTTCGTGCGGAAGGGCGGCGGCTTCATCGGCGTGCATGCGGCCGCCGATACGGAATACGACTGGCCCTGGTACGGCCAACTGGTGGGCGCGTACTTCCAGAACCACCCGCCGGGCCTGCAATCCACGCAGGTGCAACCCGAGAAGGATGGCAAACCGGTAGGACCGCGCTGGCCGATCACCGACGAGCTGTACAACTACCGCGCCAATCCGCGCGAGCGGGTGCAGGTCATCGCCACGGTGGACGAGGGGGAATACGACGGCGGCACGATGGGCGCGGACCATCCCATCGCCTGGTGCCACGCCTTCGACGGTGGCCGCAGCTGGTATACCGGGCTCGGCCACGAGGCGGCGGTCTACACCAACACGCACTTCATCGCGCAGCTCGTGCGCGGTCTGCATTACGCGTCGGGGCGTTCCGACGACTGCTGA
- a CDS encoding nuclear transport factor 2 family protein has translation MSRFILLMLLSAASHTALAQAGDADAHCQVWQRELSFAKSVADHDAAAFAEHLHPEAAFGVSQKPTRGREAITREWRPLIEGTALKLSWYPSVVTLGGDGRTAYSSGPALYEDPKTGDTRLGRFGSVWHRNDEGVWQVLFDDGVTPQKADAAAVQRFHDGRKAACPAPEVRLNPVG, from the coding sequence ATGTCGCGCTTTATTCTTCTCATGTTGTTGAGTGCGGCGTCGCATACTGCATTGGCGCAGGCTGGCGATGCCGACGCACACTGCCAGGTCTGGCAGCGCGAACTGAGCTTCGCGAAATCCGTCGCCGACCATGACGCGGCCGCCTTCGCCGAGCATCTGCACCCCGAGGCGGCCTTCGGCGTGAGCCAGAAACCCACCCGTGGGCGCGAGGCCATCACCCGCGAATGGAGGCCGCTGATCGAGGGCACGGCGCTGAAGCTGAGCTGGTATCCGTCGGTGGTGACCCTGGGCGGCGACGGCCGCACGGCGTATTCCAGCGGTCCTGCGCTGTATGAAGATCCGAAGACCGGCGACACCCGGCTCGGTCGCTTCGGCTCGGTCTGGCACCGCAACGACGAGGGCGTCTGGCAGGTGCTGTTCGATGACGGCGTGACGCCCCAGAAGGCCGACGCGGCGGCGGTCCAACGCTTCCACGACGGCCGCAAGGCCGCGTGTCCGGCGCCTGAGGTGCGGCTGAACCCGGTCGGCTGA
- a CDS encoding ectonucleotide pyrophosphatase/phosphodiesterase, with protein sequence MLISIDGLPASALGQGNTPHLDALAAAGTHAAWMNPSYPVLTFPNHFTLVTGLRPDRHGIIHNSMRDESVGGFKVADKTAGADARWWQGEPIWNTAEKAGLRTAIWAWPGSAAPIDGRRPTRWVPYSPEISAADRADQVAGWMTEPVATRPRLAALYFERVDNVGHEKGPGAPETLAAIREVDAAVGRVVQALDAHGLRATTDVVVVSDHGMAPVRPDQYIALEDMATIEQAEAVSTGQVIGFNPRAGHKADTEQRLLGRHDHYECWRKQDLPARWHYGTHPRVPAVVCQFDEGWNGLPAAQLRRAPQEKLNRGSHGYDNALPSMRAVFIAAGPSFRRGTTLPAFDNVDVYPLLAELLGLAPARNDGDAATFAPVLTPRAAPAH encoded by the coding sequence GTGCTCATCTCCATCGACGGCCTGCCCGCCAGCGCGCTGGGACAGGGCAACACGCCCCATCTGGATGCCCTCGCTGCCGCCGGCACGCACGCGGCGTGGATGAACCCGTCCTACCCCGTGCTGACGTTCCCCAACCATTTCACCCTGGTCACCGGGCTGCGGCCGGACCGGCACGGCATCATCCACAACAGCATGCGCGACGAATCCGTCGGCGGCTTCAAGGTCGCGGACAAGACTGCGGGCGCCGATGCGCGCTGGTGGCAGGGCGAGCCGATCTGGAACACCGCCGAGAAGGCCGGCCTGCGCACCGCGATCTGGGCCTGGCCGGGCAGTGCGGCGCCCATCGACGGTCGCCGGCCGACCCGCTGGGTGCCCTACTCGCCCGAGATCAGCGCGGCCGACCGCGCCGACCAGGTCGCGGGCTGGATGACCGAACCGGTGGCCACGCGCCCGCGCCTGGCCGCGCTGTATTTCGAGCGCGTCGACAACGTGGGGCACGAGAAAGGGCCGGGTGCGCCCGAAACGCTGGCGGCGATCCGCGAAGTCGACGCCGCGGTGGGCCGCGTCGTGCAGGCGCTGGACGCCCACGGCCTGCGCGCAACGACCGACGTGGTGGTGGTGTCCGACCACGGCATGGCACCGGTACGGCCGGACCAGTACATCGCACTGGAGGACATGGCGACGATCGAACAGGCTGAAGCCGTGAGCACGGGCCAGGTGATCGGCTTCAACCCGCGCGCCGGCCACAAGGCCGATACGGAGCAACGGCTGCTCGGGCGCCACGACCACTACGAATGCTGGCGCAAGCAGGACCTGCCGGCGCGCTGGCATTACGGTACGCATCCGCGCGTGCCGGCAGTCGTCTGCCAGTTCGATGAGGGCTGGAACGGATTGCCGGCAGCGCAGCTGCGCCGCGCACCGCAGGAGAAGTTGAACCGCGGTTCGCACGGCTACGACAACGCATTGCCGTCGATGCGCGCGGTATTCATCGCCGCCGGCCCCAGCTTCCGTCGCGGCACGACGCTGCCGGCCTTCGACAACGTCGACGTGTATCCGTTGCTGGCGGAATTGCTGGGTCTCGCACCCGCGAGGAACGATGGCGACGCGGCCACCTTCGCGCCGGTGCTGACGCCGCGGGCAGCGCCCGCGCATTGA
- a CDS encoding DNA-3-methyladenine glycosylase 2, with protein sequence MVPPDATALPDRHVCEQARLSRDARFDGLFFTAVISTRIYCRPVCPAPAPKPQNIVYYRNAAAAEAAGFRPCLRCRPELAPGDGTWRRGDEVVARALKLIDQGALVDAPVANLAERVGLGERQLRRLFTDRLGATPVDVHGTRRLLFAKQLLTETTLPITQVALAAGFGSLTRFNTAFREEYRMAPRDLRKRELPPTHEVMTLRLGYRPPYDLTAMLDFLRGRALPGVEVVDGRSYLRVIGTPDAPGWLRVSAWDASSHALRLELHGSTPSDLLQIVSRLRRMFDLDADPAAIADALGDDPRLRPLLAARPGLRLPSGWDGFEIAVRAVIGQQVSVAAARTLTARLAQRHGTPLAIPFDGLTHLFPTPDLLADVDLTEIGLTRARADTIRGLSRALLDGRVDFRPERTLEDFTSRWVALPGIGPWTAHYMALRALGHPDAFPADDLVLQKAVPTDGTRMTAKALTARAGAWRPWRGYAVIHVWKGSMPAPKASAVVGAT encoded by the coding sequence ATGGTCCCGCCCGATGCCACCGCCCTGCCCGACCGCCACGTCTGCGAACAGGCGCGGCTGAGCCGCGACGCGCGCTTCGACGGCCTGTTCTTCACGGCCGTCATCAGCACGCGGATCTACTGCCGGCCGGTGTGCCCGGCGCCCGCACCGAAACCGCAGAACATCGTCTATTACCGGAACGCGGCCGCCGCAGAAGCCGCGGGCTTCCGCCCCTGCCTGCGCTGCCGGCCGGAACTGGCGCCCGGCGATGGCACGTGGCGGCGTGGCGATGAAGTGGTGGCGCGCGCATTGAAGCTGATCGACCAGGGTGCACTGGTCGACGCGCCCGTGGCGAACCTCGCCGAACGCGTGGGCCTGGGCGAACGGCAACTGCGGCGGCTATTCACCGATCGCCTCGGTGCCACGCCGGTGGACGTGCACGGCACGCGCCGCCTGTTGTTCGCCAAACAGCTGCTGACCGAAACCACCCTGCCGATCACGCAGGTGGCGCTGGCCGCCGGCTTCGGCAGCCTGACCCGGTTCAACACGGCGTTCCGCGAGGAATACCGGATGGCGCCACGCGATCTGCGCAAGCGCGAGCTGCCGCCGACGCACGAGGTGATGACGTTGCGGCTCGGTTACCGTCCGCCGTACGACCTCACTGCGATGCTCGATTTCCTGCGCGGCCGTGCGTTGCCGGGCGTGGAAGTCGTCGATGGGCGCAGCTACCTGCGCGTGATCGGCACGCCGGACGCACCCGGCTGGCTCCGCGTCAGCGCGTGGGATGCAAGCTCGCACGCGCTGCGGCTCGAACTGCATGGCAGCACACCGAGCGACCTGTTGCAGATCGTCAGCCGCCTTCGCCGCATGTTCGACCTCGACGCGGACCCCGCCGCGATCGCCGACGCACTCGGCGACGATCCGCGCTTGCGGCCGTTGCTCGCGGCGCGTCCCGGCCTGCGCCTGCCCAGCGGCTGGGATGGCTTCGAGATCGCGGTGCGCGCGGTGATCGGCCAGCAGGTCAGCGTGGCCGCCGCACGCACGTTGACCGCGCGCCTCGCACAACGGCACGGCACGCCGCTCGCGATCCCGTTCGACGGACTGACGCACCTGTTCCCCACACCGGATCTTCTGGCCGATGTGGACCTGACGGAGATCGGCCTGACCCGCGCACGCGCCGACACGATCCGCGGGTTGTCGCGCGCGTTGCTGGATGGGCGGGTGGATTTCCGGCCTGAGCGCACGCTGGAGGATTTCACGTCGCGCTGGGTCGCTCTGCCCGGCATCGGTCCGTGGACGGCGCACTACATGGCGCTGCGCGCGCTCGGTCACCCGGACGCGTTTCCCGCCGACGATCTGGTGCTGCAGAAGGCCGTGCCGACCGACGGCACGCGGATGACCGCCAAAGCGCTGACGGCGCGTGCCGGCGCGTGGCGGCCTTGGCGCGGCTATGCGGTGATCCATGTATGGAAGGGCAGCATGCCTGCGCCCAAAGCGTCTGCTGTTGTAGGAGCGACGTAA
- a CDS encoding methylated-DNA--[protein]-cysteine S-methyltransferase: protein MILFRHLDSPVGTLTLAANEEGLHAIEFPRNRHPADREGWTPGDHRVLDLAARQLDAYFAAKRRDFDLPLAPRGTDFQRAVWMTLAGIGYGETISYAQLAQRVGKPTAMRAVGAANGRNPLPIVLPCHRVIGADGALTGFGGGLPTKQFLLELEGALPRSRDLFG, encoded by the coding sequence ATGATCCTGTTCCGCCATCTCGACAGCCCCGTGGGCACGCTCACCCTCGCCGCGAACGAGGAAGGCCTGCATGCGATCGAGTTCCCACGCAACCGGCATCCGGCGGACCGGGAAGGTTGGACACCGGGGGATCATCGCGTGCTCGATCTGGCGGCACGCCAGCTGGACGCCTATTTCGCCGCGAAGCGACGCGATTTCGATCTTCCGCTGGCGCCGCGCGGCACCGACTTCCAGCGCGCCGTGTGGATGACGCTCGCGGGGATCGGCTATGGCGAGACGATCAGCTACGCGCAATTGGCGCAGCGAGTGGGGAAGCCCACCGCGATGCGTGCGGTGGGCGCGGCGAACGGACGCAATCCGCTGCCCATCGTGCTGCCTTGCCACCGCGTGATCGGTGCGGACGGTGCGCTCACCGGTTTCGGCGGCGGCCTGCCGACCAAGCAGTTCCTGCTGGAACTGGAAGGCGCGCTGCCCAGGTCACGCGACCTGTTCGGCTGA